Proteins encoded together in one Deinococcus hopiensis KR-140 window:
- a CDS encoding complex I NDUFA9 subunit family protein, which yields MNVLVTGATGFVGRAVVGELLTRGHTVFAGSRRGGALPGTVGVPLDVTDPGSVFRASGHARPDAVVHLVGIIAEQGEQTFTRVHVEGTRNVLAACARHTRYVHMSALGAREDSGSGYSRSKAQAERLVRESGLSWTIFQPSLIFGVGDDFFGRVLRELVGTAPVVPQIGDGSFPFRPVSVQDVALAFAGALERPETVGQTYALTGPEEFTFRQLLKLELSALGKRKPIAPVPLALMNLLVPAMQVLPKPPITRDQYAMLKEGNTAPNGPAREAFGLPMHRLEDALPSIVSPSRK from the coding sequence ATGAACGTCCTGGTCACGGGAGCCACGGGATTTGTGGGACGGGCGGTGGTGGGTGAACTGCTGACGCGGGGACACACGGTGTTTGCCGGATCACGTCGCGGCGGGGCGCTGCCCGGCACAGTGGGGGTGCCCCTCGACGTCACGGACCCGGGCAGCGTGTTCCGGGCCTCCGGGCACGCGCGGCCAGACGCCGTGGTTCACCTCGTCGGCATCATTGCGGAGCAAGGTGAACAGACCTTCACGCGCGTTCATGTGGAGGGCACGCGGAACGTGCTGGCCGCGTGTGCCCGCCACACCCGCTACGTTCACATGAGCGCCCTGGGCGCACGGGAAGACAGCGGGAGCGGCTACAGCCGCAGCAAGGCCCAGGCCGAGCGCCTGGTGCGGGAAAGTGGATTGAGCTGGACCATCTTCCAGCCCAGCCTGATCTTCGGCGTGGGCGACGACTTTTTCGGTCGGGTGCTGCGTGAACTGGTGGGCACCGCGCCCGTCGTGCCCCAGATCGGCGACGGCTCCTTTCCCTTTCGCCCGGTCAGCGTGCAGGACGTGGCCCTGGCCTTCGCGGGGGCGCTGGAACGGCCCGAAACTGTAGGGCAGACCTACGCCCTTACCGGCCCCGAGGAATTCACCTTCCGGCAACTGCTGAAGCTGGAACTCTCCGCCCTGGGCAAGCGCAAACCCATCGCGCCTGTGCCGCTTGCCCTGATGAACCTGCTGGTGCCCGCCATGCAGGTTCTGCCCAAGCCGCCCATCACCCGGGACCAGTACGCCATGCTCAAGGAGGGCAACACCGCGCCCAACGGGCCCGCCCGCGAGGCGTTCGGCCTGCCCATGCACCGGCTGGAGGACGCGCTGCCGAGCATCGTGTCCCCCTCCAGGAAATAA
- a CDS encoding hydroxyacid-oxoacid transhydrogenase translates to MIHETIFTVEATPFKFGPGAAADAGWELQRLGVRRAFVVMDPRVAELGLAARVLAAIHAVGIETVVYSAVRVEPTLESLQDAVEAARRAGVDGFVALGGGSTIDTAKVANLITSDGGEIMAYVNPPIGEGRKPGGTLRPLLALPTTSGSGSEATTVAILDLPHLGVKTGISHRSLRPAQAIVDPELSATAPASVTAAAGLDVVCHAAESFLARPYTSRPRPTSPQERPPYQGSNPVADVWAAQALRSGGQFLRRAVTDAHDLEARGAMMLAATMAGVGFGSAGVHIPHACAYPIAGLRHDYRAPGYPAERAFVPHGLSVIVTAPAAFRFTYDADPARHEEAARLLTGREERGREALPTALLALMRDVGAPLGLRELGYGAPDLPRLVEGALKQQRLLAVAPLTPSPADLERILRQSLEPA, encoded by the coding sequence TTGATACACGAAACGATCTTTACCGTGGAGGCCACGCCCTTCAAATTTGGCCCCGGTGCGGCGGCGGACGCCGGCTGGGAGTTGCAACGCCTCGGCGTGCGGCGGGCCTTCGTGGTCATGGACCCGCGCGTCGCCGAGCTGGGCCTCGCGGCCCGCGTGCTGGCGGCTATTCACGCGGTGGGCATCGAGACCGTGGTGTACAGCGCCGTGCGCGTTGAGCCGACGCTGGAATCGCTGCAGGACGCGGTAGAGGCGGCGCGGCGGGCGGGGGTGGACGGCTTTGTGGCCCTTGGCGGTGGCTCCACCATCGATACGGCCAAAGTCGCCAACCTCATTACCTCAGACGGCGGCGAGATCATGGCGTACGTGAATCCGCCTATCGGGGAGGGGCGCAAACCGGGAGGGACGCTGCGGCCCCTCCTCGCGCTGCCCACCACTTCCGGCTCGGGGTCCGAGGCCACCACCGTCGCCATCCTCGATTTGCCACATCTCGGCGTCAAAACGGGCATCTCGCACCGCTCACTGCGGCCCGCGCAGGCCATCGTGGACCCGGAGCTGAGCGCCACCGCTCCAGCATCCGTGACCGCCGCTGCTGGGCTGGACGTGGTGTGCCACGCCGCCGAGTCCTTTCTGGCCCGCCCGTACACCTCCCGTCCCCGGCCCACATCACCCCAGGAGCGCCCCCCGTACCAGGGCAGCAATCCGGTGGCGGACGTATGGGCGGCGCAGGCGCTGCGTTCCGGGGGACAGTTTCTTCGGCGGGCGGTGACGGACGCGCACGATCTGGAAGCCCGGGGCGCGATGATGCTCGCCGCCACGATGGCCGGCGTGGGCTTCGGTTCGGCGGGCGTTCACATTCCGCACGCCTGCGCGTATCCCATCGCCGGGTTGCGGCACGACTACCGCGCGCCGGGATACCCGGCGGAGCGCGCCTTCGTTCCCCACGGCCTGAGCGTGATTGTGACGGCTCCCGCCGCCTTCCGCTTCACCTACGACGCTGACCCGGCCCGGCACGAGGAAGCCGCCCGCCTGCTGACCGGGCGGGAGGAACGCGGGCGTGAGGCCCTGCCCACTGCCCTGCTCGCCCTGATGCGTGACGTGGGCGCGCCGCTGGGCCTGAGGGAACTCGGCTACGGCGCGCCGGACCTGCCCCGGCTGGTGGAGGGGGCGCTGAAGCAGCAGCGGCTTCTGGCCGTCGCGCCCCTGACGCCCAGTCCCGCGGATCTGGAACGCATTTTGCGCCAGTCGCTGGAGCCGGCGTGA
- a CDS encoding UbiA family prenyltransferase, with product MRPLTLPARLPLRRVLAVARPALWINTVGTLVMGLWLTGHLWTEHPGLLVLLAYLTLPFNLLIYGLNDLADREEDALSVRKGGWQGARLTVGEGAPLLRAVLLLNVPFLLALALLLPPAAQGVLLLCVALFAAYSVPPLRLKGRPFLDGLSNVAYALPLALPALALGTPVPTLPLLALMCYSVGKHAFDAAQDVPADHLAGTRTVATTLGVPGSASYALVWFLLAGALLWPVSRLTAAALWVVCGGMALALLRDPTPGRAARLYPLSIVTPWIVGTVAGVPLVYLLARGLWP from the coding sequence ATGCGTCCCCTGACCCTGCCCGCCCGATTGCCCCTGCGCCGCGTGCTCGCCGTGGCCCGCCCCGCGCTGTGGATCAACACCGTGGGCACGCTGGTCATGGGCCTCTGGCTGACGGGGCACCTCTGGACGGAGCACCCCGGTCTACTCGTGCTGCTCGCGTACCTCACGCTGCCCTTCAACCTCCTGATCTACGGGCTGAATGATCTGGCCGACCGTGAGGAGGACGCCTTATCTGTCCGCAAAGGTGGCTGGCAGGGGGCGCGGCTGACGGTGGGGGAGGGTGCGCCGCTGCTGCGGGCGGTCCTGTTGCTGAACGTGCCCTTTTTGCTGGCGCTGGCACTGCTGCTGCCCCCGGCAGCCCAGGGGGTGCTGCTGCTCTGCGTGGCGCTGTTCGCCGCTTACAGTGTGCCGCCGCTGCGCCTCAAGGGCCGCCCCTTTCTCGACGGCCTGAGCAACGTCGCCTACGCCCTGCCGCTCGCGCTGCCCGCGCTGGCGCTGGGCACGCCCGTGCCCACCCTGCCCCTGCTGGCCCTGATGTGCTACTCGGTGGGAAAGCACGCCTTCGACGCCGCACAAGACGTTCCTGCTGACCATCTCGCAGGCACCCGTACCGTCGCCACCACGCTCGGTGTTCCTGGCAGCGCCTCCTACGCGCTGGTCTGGTTCCTGCTCGCTGGAGCGCTGCTGTGGCCGGTCAGTCGCCTCACCGCCGCCGCCCTGTGGGTGGTGTGCGGTGGGATGGCCCTGGCGCTGTTGCGGGACCCGACGCCGGGCCGCGCCGCACGGCTGTATCCCCTCAGCATCGTCACGCCGTGGATCGTGGGCACGGTGGCAGGGGTGCCGCTGGTATACCTGCTGGCGCGCGGGCTCTGGCCGTGA
- a CDS encoding dipeptidase → MTASTPDLPALLNRQAAENELFALLRIPSVSADPTHTADMARAAEFLRAKLAELGFTARVDATRNGDKAGHPLVYAERLDAPGKPTVLIYGHYDVQPEAPLEEWVTPPFEPTLRNGRIYARGSTDDKGQAYAHVRGVELLLAAGPLPVNVKFLLEGEEEVGSPSLEAYLRDHAGELRADVIVISDGSRFAPDVPTVTYGLRGLSYVEIHVQGANRDLHSGSYGGAAPNPINALCEIIAKLKDDQGRVTIPGFYDGVEELTQEERDMWAKLPHSDEEFAASIGVPALPGEAGYTTLERLWARPTLDVNGIWGGYQGEGSKTVIAAKAGAKVSMRLVPGQDPERITQLIKEYVPTIAPAGVKAEVRGHHGGQPVKVDLDSPYIKAADRALTRMYGKPAAFGRGGGSIPIVATFREVLGAPVLLVDFGLNEDAPHSPNESFAVEDYHNGILTSAYLLQELGK, encoded by the coding sequence ATGACCGCCTCTACGCCGGACCTCCCCGCCCTGCTCAACCGGCAGGCCGCCGAGAACGAACTGTTTGCCCTGCTGCGGATTCCCTCGGTGAGCGCAGACCCCACCCACACGGCCGACATGGCGCGCGCCGCCGAGTTCCTGCGGGCCAAGCTGGCGGAACTGGGGTTCACGGCGCGCGTGGACGCCACGCGCAACGGTGACAAGGCCGGGCACCCCCTCGTCTACGCCGAGCGCCTCGACGCCCCTGGCAAGCCTACCGTGCTGATCTACGGGCACTACGACGTGCAGCCGGAAGCCCCTCTGGAAGAATGGGTCACGCCGCCCTTCGAGCCCACCCTGCGGAACGGGCGCATCTACGCGCGCGGCTCGACCGACGACAAGGGCCAAGCCTACGCCCACGTGCGCGGCGTTGAACTGCTGCTTGCCGCCGGGCCCCTGCCCGTGAACGTCAAATTCCTGCTCGAAGGCGAGGAGGAGGTGGGCAGCCCCTCGCTGGAAGCCTACCTGCGGGACCACGCTGGGGAACTGCGCGCCGACGTGATCGTCATTTCCGACGGCAGCCGCTTCGCGCCCGACGTGCCCACCGTGACCTACGGCCTGCGCGGCCTGAGCTACGTGGAAATCCACGTGCAGGGAGCGAACCGGGACCTGCATTCCGGCTCTTACGGCGGCGCGGCTCCCAACCCCATCAATGCCCTGTGCGAGATCATTGCCAAATTGAAGGATGATCAGGGCCGCGTGACCATCCCCGGTTTCTACGACGGCGTGGAGGAACTGACCCAGGAGGAGCGGGACATGTGGGCCAAGTTGCCCCACTCGGACGAGGAATTCGCCGCCTCCATCGGTGTGCCCGCGTTGCCCGGCGAAGCGGGGTACACCACCCTGGAACGCCTGTGGGCGCGTCCCACGTTGGACGTCAACGGCATTTGGGGCGGCTACCAGGGCGAGGGCAGCAAGACGGTGATCGCCGCGAAGGCCGGGGCGAAAGTCTCCATGCGCCTGGTGCCCGGCCAGGACCCGGAGCGCATCACCCAGCTCATCAAGGAGTACGTGCCCACCATTGCTCCCGCTGGCGTGAAGGCCGAAGTGCGCGGCCACCACGGCGGTCAGCCCGTGAAGGTGGACCTCGACTCGCCCTACATCAAGGCGGCGGACCGCGCCCTGACGCGCATGTACGGTAAGCCCGCCGCCTTCGGCCGGGGCGGGGGGAGCATTCCCATCGTCGCCACCTTCCGGGAGGTGCTGGGCGCGCCCGTGCTGCTGGTGGACTTCGGCCTAAACGAGGACGCGCCCCACTCGCCCAACGAGAGCTTCGCCGTGGAGGACTACCACAACGGCATCCTGACGAGCGCATACCTGCTGCAGGAGCTGGGAAAGTGA
- a CDS encoding DUF4442 domain-containing protein — translation MTQPQTARPGLPVPAAEAVKSALHAIPMNATVGVQITEVGVGWAEGICPDTAPFRNHLGTIHAGAQFLLAEAVSGAAFAGAFAAQLGEAVPLIEKLETHYVARAKGDLKAHAEVRTAALPTAHAEYAAQGRARLVLNVSVRDGEDKEVMRAVAHWYLRRRG, via the coding sequence ATGACCCAGCCCCAGACCGCCCGCCCTGGCCTTCCCGTTCCCGCCGCAGAGGCCGTAAAGTCCGCCTTGCACGCCATTCCCATGAACGCCACTGTAGGTGTGCAGATCACTGAAGTGGGCGTGGGCTGGGCAGAAGGGATCTGCCCCGACACCGCGCCCTTTCGCAACCACCTCGGCACCATCCACGCCGGGGCGCAGTTCCTGCTGGCCGAGGCGGTGAGCGGAGCCGCCTTCGCCGGGGCCTTCGCCGCGCAGCTCGGGGAGGCCGTGCCCCTCATCGAGAAGCTGGAGACGCACTACGTTGCCCGCGCCAAGGGCGATCTGAAGGCCCACGCAGAGGTGCGCACAGCCGCCCTGCCCACGGCTCACGCCGAATACGCGGCGCAGGGCCGGGCCCGCCTCGTCCTGAACGTCAGTGTGCGCGACGGCGAGGACAAGGAAGTGATGCGCGCGGTGGCGCACTGGTATCTGCGGCGCAGGGGGTGA
- a CDS encoding acyl-CoA thioesterase: protein MTGPQAKGRGVRTDYRHLAPITTRWMDNDVYGHVNNATYYSYFDTAVNTHLIRQGALGPAHGPVIGLVVESGCRYAAPISFPDAVTAGLRVGRVGSSSVRYEIGLFRNGESQAAAEGFFIHVYVDRETRRPVPLPPELRRVVEGLLQ, encoded by the coding sequence GTGACCGGTCCACAAGCAAAAGGACGGGGCGTCCGCACGGACTACCGCCACCTCGCGCCCATCACCACGCGCTGGATGGACAACGACGTGTACGGGCACGTCAACAACGCCACGTACTATTCGTACTTCGACACAGCGGTCAACACGCACCTGATCCGCCAGGGCGCGCTGGGTCCCGCCCACGGCCCCGTCATCGGCCTCGTGGTGGAGTCGGGGTGCCGCTACGCCGCGCCCATCTCCTTTCCTGACGCGGTGACGGCGGGCTTGCGGGTAGGCCGGGTGGGGAGCAGCAGCGTGCGCTACGAGATCGGCCTCTTTCGCAACGGCGAATCCCAAGCTGCTGCGGAGGGTTTTTTCATTCACGTGTACGTGGACCGGGAAACGCGCCGCCCGGTGCCGCTGCCCCCGGAGTTGCGGCGGGTGGTGGAGGGGCTGCTGCAGTGA
- the hspR gene encoding heat shock protein transcriptional repressor HspR, fused homodimer type, which yields MPADSKHRPVYVISVAAELVDMHPQTLRLYERKGLIRPGRSSGKTRLYSERDIEHLREIRRLTQELGVNLAGVEEVMRLQHELDDLQGEFEAEIERIEDELRERATPRALPAGDGKTDARDRPVYVISIAAELVDMHPQTLRLYERKQLIRPGRSSGKTRLYSERDIEHLREIRRLTQELGVNLAGVEEIMRLRHELDSARSQMEGNVRRLQQDLSERMTGWRTLPAPGDGEEDAE from the coding sequence ATGCCCGCCGACTCCAAGCACCGCCCCGTCTACGTCATCTCGGTGGCCGCCGAACTCGTGGACATGCACCCGCAGACGCTGCGGCTGTACGAGCGCAAGGGTCTGATCCGGCCGGGGCGGTCCAGCGGCAAGACGCGGCTCTACAGTGAGCGCGATATCGAGCATCTGCGCGAGATCCGCCGCCTGACGCAGGAACTCGGCGTCAACCTCGCGGGCGTCGAGGAAGTCATGCGCCTTCAGCACGAACTCGACGATCTGCAGGGCGAGTTCGAGGCCGAGATCGAGCGCATCGAGGACGAGCTGCGCGAGCGGGCCACGCCGCGCGCCCTGCCTGCCGGGGACGGCAAGACCGACGCCCGGGACCGGCCCGTGTACGTGATCTCCATCGCCGCCGAACTTGTGGACATGCACCCGCAGACCCTGCGCCTGTACGAGCGCAAGCAGCTCATTCGGCCGGGCAGGAGCAGCGGCAAGACGCGGCTGTACAGCGAGCGCGACATCGAGCACCTGCGCGAGATTCGCCGCCTGACCCAGGAACTCGGCGTCAACCTCGCGGGCGTGGAGGAAATCATGCGGCTGCGCCACGAGCTCGATTCGGCCCGCTCGCAGATGGAGGGCAACGTGCGCCGGTTGCAGCAAGACCTCAGCGAACGCATGACCGGCTGGCGAACGCTGCCCGCCCCCGGCGACGGGGAAGAGGACGCCGAATGA
- a CDS encoding DUF402 domain-containing protein: MKRKVFDLRRWARVTDHTQAVTHIPGFVIVDFTAHTVIRPLDVPVPGANSQVRILDSGFRWVRAHPTGSGEGVLGDAMTVQLDASGHPRQFYVDVHGGEGVGEDGLPWTDDLYLDVIGHPGKAEPWRVDATQVIDGDELEEAVEAGLASPPLAEAAWTHARKVEAALRDGSYPPLSVLKRYLEDPYT, encoded by the coding sequence GTGAAGCGCAAGGTCTTTGACCTGCGGCGCTGGGCCCGCGTCACGGACCACACCCAGGCCGTCACGCACATTCCCGGCTTCGTGATCGTGGATTTCACCGCCCATACGGTGATCCGCCCGCTGGACGTACCGGTTCCCGGGGCGAACAGCCAGGTGCGTATCCTCGACAGCGGCTTCCGCTGGGTGCGTGCCCACCCCACGGGAAGCGGCGAGGGTGTGCTGGGCGACGCGATGACCGTGCAACTCGACGCCTCAGGACACCCCAGGCAGTTCTACGTGGACGTCCACGGCGGCGAGGGCGTGGGTGAGGACGGCCTGCCCTGGACCGACGACCTGTACCTCGACGTGATTGGTCACCCCGGGAAGGCTGAGCCCTGGCGGGTGGACGCCACGCAGGTCATCGACGGCGACGAGCTGGAAGAGGCGGTGGAGGCGGGCCTCGCCTCCCCTCCTCTCGCGGAGGCGGCCTGGACGCATGCGCGGAAGGTGGAAGCGGCCCTGCGAGACGGGAGCTATCCCCCTCTCTCCGTGCTGAAGCGCTACCTCGAAGACCCGTATACTTGA
- a CDS encoding phosphoribosyltransferase family protein, producing the protein MKTHKVEVGDVTRELPIVPVAPGVSVALFNMLGDTEVTEAAGRELARLLPPEVDVLVTPEVKALGLAHVISRESGKPYVVIRKTEKPYMVDPVAREVVSITTGKPQLLVLDGFDVPKIRGHKVAIVDDVVSSGGTLHSLRQIIEEVGGEVAAVVAVFTEGQERPEVTALGHLPLFE; encoded by the coding sequence GTGAAAACGCACAAGGTCGAGGTCGGGGACGTGACCCGCGAACTGCCCATCGTGCCGGTGGCCCCCGGCGTCAGCGTGGCCCTCTTTAACATGCTGGGCGACACCGAGGTCACGGAAGCTGCTGGGCGCGAACTCGCGCGCCTCCTGCCCCCCGAGGTGGACGTGCTCGTCACGCCCGAGGTCAAGGCCCTGGGGCTGGCGCACGTGATCAGCCGGGAAAGCGGCAAGCCCTACGTGGTGATTCGCAAGACGGAAAAGCCTTACATGGTGGACCCGGTGGCCCGTGAGGTCGTCAGCATTACCACGGGCAAACCGCAACTGCTGGTGCTTGACGGCTTCGACGTCCCCAAGATCCGCGGCCACAAGGTTGCCATCGTGGACGACGTGGTGTCGAGCGGCGGAACGCTACACTCGCTTCGCCAGATTATCGAGGAGGTGGGCGGTGAGGTGGCCGCCGTCGTGGCGGTCTTTACCGAGGGTCAGGAGCGCCCCGAGGTGACGGCGCTGGGACACCTGCCGCTGTTTGAATGA
- a CDS encoding metallophosphoesterase, with the protein MTSLPAECPLWVMGDVHGAFDKLRTLLLSAGLIDVRGDWTGGRAHLVFLGDYMDRGPNGIGVVRLVRRLEAQAPASGGRVSALLGNHEVMFLAAQRFARSDPGDRYGFFDYWLANGGQGRDAANMTAEEEGWLAARPALLRVGRWLLLHADSPMYLHLGTSVNAVNAAVARLMQSVQPEVWGHFANAFAERLAFADHGGEKVARKLLNTFGGTRLAHGHTPVPILLGESGLAPEDGPGLPVLYASQLCVALDSGLTFGDAAGFLTRLDDRGVAEVVPYPAPERRTRF; encoded by the coding sequence GTGACCTCCTTGCCGGCCGAGTGCCCACTGTGGGTGATGGGCGACGTCCACGGCGCCTTTGACAAGCTCCGCACGCTGCTGCTCTCGGCGGGGTTGATCGATGTGCGGGGTGACTGGACAGGCGGACGGGCGCACCTCGTGTTTCTGGGCGACTATATGGACCGCGGGCCCAACGGCATCGGGGTGGTGCGGCTGGTGCGGCGGCTCGAAGCGCAGGCCCCGGCGTCGGGTGGTCGCGTCTCGGCGCTGCTGGGCAACCACGAAGTGATGTTCCTGGCTGCCCAGCGCTTTGCGCGCAGTGATCCTGGGGACCGTTACGGGTTTTTCGACTACTGGCTGGCCAACGGCGGCCAGGGCCGCGACGCAGCCAACATGACGGCCGAGGAGGAAGGGTGGCTGGCAGCCCGGCCCGCCCTGCTGCGGGTGGGGCGCTGGCTGCTGCTGCACGCCGACAGTCCGATGTACCTGCACCTGGGCACCAGCGTGAACGCGGTAAACGCGGCCGTCGCGCGGCTGATGCAGAGCGTGCAGCCCGAGGTCTGGGGCCACTTCGCCAACGCCTTCGCCGAGCGCCTCGCCTTTGCCGATCACGGCGGCGAGAAGGTGGCCCGCAAACTGCTGAACACCTTCGGCGGCACGCGGTTGGCCCACGGCCATACCCCAGTGCCCATCCTGCTGGGCGAGTCGGGCCTGGCCCCTGAGGACGGCCCCGGCCTGCCCGTGCTGTACGCCTCTCAGCTGTGTGTGGCCCTCGACAGCGGCCTGACCTTCGGCGACGCGGCGGGCTTCCTGACCCGGCTGGATGATCGGGGCGTGGCCGAAGTCGTGCCGTATCCCGCGCCAGAGCGGAGGACGAGGTTTTGA
- a CDS encoding phosphoribosylglycinamide formyltransferase, with protein sequence MNLAFLASHGGSAARFLIETCRDGRLNATPVALASNNSRSPALAWAREAGLRTAHLSGAKYADEDALDAAIASFLRDSGADTLVLSGYMKALGPRVLSAYAGRLVNVHPSLLPRHGGRGMYGDRVHEAVLASGDTESGATVHLVTAGIDEGPVLAQVRVPVLPGDTLDALKARVQATEGELLLRALRELA encoded by the coding sequence GTGAACCTCGCTTTTCTCGCCTCGCATGGGGGCAGCGCGGCGCGTTTTCTGATTGAAACCTGCCGCGACGGACGCCTGAATGCCACCCCTGTCGCCCTGGCGAGCAACAACAGCCGTTCACCGGCGCTCGCGTGGGCCCGGGAGGCGGGGCTGAGGACGGCGCACCTCAGCGGAGCGAAATACGCGGATGAGGACGCGCTGGACGCGGCCATCGCCTCCTTCTTGCGGGACTCGGGCGCGGACACGCTGGTGCTGAGCGGATACATGAAGGCGCTGGGGCCGCGCGTGCTGTCCGCCTACGCGGGCCGGCTGGTCAACGTCCACCCCAGCCTGCTGCCCCGCCATGGTGGACGCGGGATGTACGGGGACCGGGTGCACGAGGCAGTGTTGGCCTCAGGCGACACGGAATCGGGCGCGACCGTGCACCTCGTCACGGCGGGCATCGACGAGGGGCCGGTGCTCGCGCAGGTGCGGGTGCCGGTGCTGCCCGGTGACACGCTGGACGCCCTCAAGGCCCGTGTACAGGCCACCGAGGGCGAGCTGCTGCTGCGGGCTTTGCGGGAACTGGCGTGA
- a CDS encoding NUDIX domain-containing protein, whose product MTALGEVRPEAVQQRVGAGVAALRAGPHGPEVLLVLRRDDGLWDLPGGGVNVGEEVEAAARRELREETGLSAGPLTLLGVFSGDAHRHTYPDGNVVAWVTVLYTARHVSGEARAGDDAADTGWWPLGGLPTGVSMATRAYFMTLLLRLEDLGLEDGP is encoded by the coding sequence ATGACCGCGTTGGGCGAGGTAAGGCCAGAAGCGGTGCAGCAGCGGGTGGGGGCGGGCGTGGCCGCCCTGCGCGCTGGGCCACATGGCCCGGAGGTGCTGCTCGTGTTGCGCCGCGACGATGGCCTGTGGGACCTGCCGGGCGGCGGAGTCAACGTGGGCGAGGAGGTGGAGGCCGCCGCCCGCCGCGAACTGCGCGAGGAAACGGGGCTAAGTGCCGGACCCCTCACGCTGCTGGGGGTGTTTAGCGGGGACGCGCACCGACACACCTACCCCGACGGTAACGTGGTGGCCTGGGTGACAGTGCTGTATACGGCGCGGCACGTTTCCGGAGAGGCCCGGGCTGGTGACGACGCCGCCGATACGGGCTGGTGGCCCCTGGGTGGCCTGCCCACCGGCGTGAGTATGGCAACGCGCGCCTACTTCATGACCCTGCTGCTGAGGTTGGAGGACCTGGGGCTGGAGGACGGACCGTGA
- a CDS encoding phosphoribosyltransferase family protein has translation MTAPVPALRITVGDVTRELPTVRVGNVGRVPLVEFIGDSELTNAAAQAMLPLIPEETEVLLTVVTNALPLTHEISDRSGLPYVVARKKRRTYMQDPLIQDVPSMTLGVAETLWLDGPHAARLKGKQVAIVQDVVATGGTAQALARLVERAGGTVAGYLVAFKQGESPLPLRYLQELPRSL, from the coding sequence ATGACTGCCCCTGTGCCCGCCCTCCGCATCACTGTCGGGGACGTAACCCGTGAGCTGCCCACCGTGCGCGTCGGCAACGTGGGGCGCGTGCCGCTGGTGGAATTTATCGGTGACAGCGAACTGACCAACGCCGCGGCCCAGGCGATGCTGCCCCTGATTCCCGAGGAAACCGAGGTGCTGCTCACGGTGGTGACCAACGCCCTGCCGCTTACCCACGAGATCAGCGACCGCTCGGGGCTGCCCTACGTGGTGGCGCGCAAGAAGCGCCGCACCTACATGCAAGACCCCCTGATTCAGGACGTGCCCTCCATGACGCTTGGCGTCGCGGAGACGCTGTGGCTGGATGGCCCCCACGCCGCGAGGTTGAAGGGCAAACAAGTGGCCATCGTGCAGGACGTGGTGGCGACGGGCGGCACAGCGCAGGCGCTGGCCCGGCTGGTGGAGCGGGCCGGCGGCACGGTGGCCGGGTATCTGGTGGCCTTCAAGCAGGGCGAGAGCCCGCTGCCGCTGCGCTACCTGCAGGAGTTGCCCCGGAGCCTGTAG